DNA sequence from the Grus americana isolate bGruAme1 chromosome Z, bGruAme1.mat, whole genome shotgun sequence genome:
TTTCTGCACCTTCTGAAGGAATTGGCAGTGGTAAAGGTTTTTCCAAAGAAACACTGTCACAAAATGGGTGCTGTAACAAGAGCTCATCCTTTGCACACTCTCTACTGCCAGAGGGTTCAGCATCAAAAGTTAAATAGGATGATGGAGTATGCACCACTGGTGATTGGTCACTGGGCATTTCCTTAAACACAGGAACATCATTTTCAATTGCATCTTCAGATTCTTTTGCTATGTCATCAACCAGTTGATTATTTGAATCAGATTCATGGTCTTCATTATCACCAGGCAGAAAGGATTTGGGAAAGAATATCTCTTTATCCTTTGATTCCCCTTCTGCTGCTTCACTGCCTATTACTGCCAGTATGTTCATTCCACCACATGTGCTTGCCGGGACATTAGTCACTGATCTGTTACTGATGTTATGTTCTACCCCCATCTCAGAGTCATCCACACATTCTTCTGACCTGTCTAGCTCATTACCAGTTATTGCTGTACGGTCAATATCAGAATATTTTCCAACCTCAGGCAAGGCACtgatttcttttaagttttgttCTGCCCTATCAGGTAGAGTGAAATCTATGGGAACCAAACACATTTGGGAGGTCACTATTTGAGCTGTATTAGTTGGTGTTCCTTGATGGCTTGCAGGAGTAAAACTTTCATTGAATGTGTCTTTCAGATCTAAGGACGTCACTTCTAAAACTTCGTTGGTAATTCCAGCTGATTGAATTGGGTCAGTAACAAATTCATTTTCTGGACCATATTCTTCCAAAACTGCAAATTCATGAGGCTCCTGAGTATTAGAAGAGATTAGCTGATAGGATGCATCGGTCTTTCCCTGATCATGGTCCTGGGGGCTACTGCTTTCAGACTGTGTCTCTACCTTCTGCATTACTAACTGACACTTTGAATCAAGATCTGACTCTTTACTCATATTTGACCATGTCTGAATCGACTGACTATTTTTGTCTTCAGGCTCCACCCCAATCTGAGAAGATGAGATAGACGCATGCTTAACTTCATACTCCTGGCACACATCAGGACTGCTTGATGCCTCTGAACTATTGTCTTGGTCACAGTGACTTAATATATCAGGATTTTCAccatctgatttcaaagtaaCAATCTGCTCAGCATTAGTCCACAGGTCAGGTTCCACTGAAAACAGCTGATTACTTTCTTGTGTGTTGTCCTGTAAAATATCTGGGATAAGTGCAGTTTGGGGAACTAATATACTCCACCCTGGACTTGGACTTGACTTCTTTGTGATTTCAAAAGATGTGTCATCTACAGCGAAAGCACCTGGAAGGGAGTTGTGCACTTCTGATCTTTCACAGGTATCCTGCTGTTGTTCTTGAGGAATGAGACTTGCATTTCCCTCATTGTCTTTTGGTAGATCCAGTACAGTGAGTTCTTGAACTGACATATTTGGCATACCTCGTTCCTCATCTGAAAAAGGACTCTGTGGAGTCAGttcattttcctgctctttcaagcccttttcttctttatccaGTATGAAGGGATCAAATTGTTTGAACTGTATAGTGTCTTGATTTATTTGACTCTCAGGAATATTCATAAGATGTACtagcctttcattttctttttcatcacaGTGCAGAGAGGGAGGCTGATTTCCGTCATTACTTGCATTAGTGAAATGTGCTTCCTTTAGTTCTCCATCTTGTGAAGGTGATCCCCAGGGGTCATTCTTACTATTTGTTAACTGGTTTGTTGCAGAGTGATTTGAAACAGAATACTGATCTTccacttgcttttcttcaccAGGTTGTGAATTCCACCATTCTGAACCGTCATCTGGAAAAGCACATGTTCCCACTGTGGATTTTGGATCAGTTTTTAAATCGGCTTCCAATGATGTACTCCATGTATCTACAGCTTTTGAAGGATACTCTTCTTTATCACCACCAGCAGAAGTTGGTGTAGTATCTTCATTCATTAGATACAAATATGAGTCTTCTCCACTACCTgttgtttcactgaaaatacaCACTTGAGCTGTCTTCTGAAGTGTTTCACAATGACTTAAATATTCAGAAGTCTCACTACGCTCCATTGTAGTCAAGGCCTCCTGTAACACTTTCCCAGCTTTAATTGTTTCAGGATTTTCACTGAAGATGCCTACCTGGACCTCCTCTCCCACCTTAGATTTTGCATCTAAATTGTCTTCACTTGCGTCAGGACTTGTTGCGTTGGATTGAGCATAATCCTCTTCAATTTCAGATCCTTTGTGCTGTTCCTTTTCATACATGGAATCTTCAGGAATCACTTTTGAACCTGTTTCTGAATTCTCCGAATCCTCATTTATGTCAGGACTTGATAAAGAAGATACAGTATCATCATCTACATGGGCATTCCAAAAATCTAAGCTTTTAGGAACTTTGTTCTGTTCAGCCTTTGTTTCAAATCCTTCCTCACATTTATTGCCAAATTCATTCCTTTTATAAGCACCttcaagatttttattattcttaataTCCCACATATCCCTACTGATTTTGTGATGACTGACAACTGGAAGGTCTCCCCACACATTCACAGATGCATCACTTAAATCAGGACTTGTTCCACTTGAGTGTGCGTAATCATTTATTGAATCACTCCACACATTATCTTCTTCCAAATAACTTTTGATCTGTATATCTTTTGAAAGGCTGCTTGTGGTGTTTGCCATTTCAAGGGCTTCACTTGCCTCAGGGCTTGTTCCAGGAGACTGACAATCTTCACATGGCTGTGAATTCCAAGCAGTTTGGGGAAAACTGTCATTAAATGTTACATATGGCTCTCTGCAAAGATTATTAGCAGGGTCTAAATTTTCAGAGTTTTCATTTCTCCCAGAAACTATTTCatgtgaaaatgaattttccaCCACAGACATATCTGTAATGTCAGGAACACTAACATATCCATAAGAAGGACTCTTAAACTCATCTGTGAAAGACTTTTCCTGAGTTCTGTTCAGTTCAGAGCTATTTTTGAAAGATACTAACTCAGATTTACAAATGCCTGGATGGTTAGGAACCACTTCATGTAAGCCCTCTTTCGCTTCTCCCAGTTCTTCTTGTGGTTCAATCATCAGAGGAATTGATGTGGCTAGGTCGCAACCACTCTTTCCAGAGTCATTCCAGATGCCCGAGCTTCTGCGCATTTCAGAAGAATTGTTTTCAGGATTATCACTTCCCTTATCAGAACTTTCAGACATACTTTCCATCTCAGGACTTGTTGCATCCTCTATCACTGTAGTCtccttttcagctttctcaGAAAGCAGATGTGATGTTTCACTATTATTGTAATTTTGTGGTCTGGAGTCATCAAAAGATTCATAATTTCTGCCTTCCTCAGAAGGACTTGAAGAAGACTCTACATTATTCTGCAACAagtctttcctctcttcctgacTAACTGGATTACTTTGATTGGAAAATGACTCATTCTCTGTGACTAATGCTTCTAAACTAACACTATTCCTCATTTTTTCTGGGGAGCTGGGAACTTCAGTTGTTGACCTGTTTTCTTCCGAATCTGCGTTACGTGAAGATTCACTGTCCTCTTGCACTGGTTTATTACAAACGTCACTAAGCATTTGCTGTCCGCTTATCTCATCTGTACTCTTATATTCCCCTTTTCCGTCCTGAGAGATTACAGTGGTATTGTCCCAGACTTCCTCACAGGCCTGCTCAGTCTGTAAACTCCATGAGTTCAGCTGCTGCGCTGAATCCTGACTATCCAGCTTTTCATCAATATCAGCAGTGTTTTGCGCTGCCTTCTTACTAATTATCTCACTCCCTAAGTCACATATTTTCAGATCCAAACCATTCCCAGTGTCTGAAGTTGATGTAGATGTGTCTGTGTCTTCTACAGGAACACTGCTCACTGTTTCTACATTTTCAGCTGCAGTCTGTCTACTATTTAATTCGTTCTGTGGAGGTGATAAGTCATTTACTGTTTGTTTGTATattggtgtttttcttctgttttcagatacagaaaaattattttcgCTGGTATGTATCTCAGTTGAAAAACATTGATTAGGTCTTTGTTCTGAATTCAGGAAAGGTTtagcagaggcagaaagagcagtaatttcagaatttctttcttgtaaCTGGGTGACATTATTTAGGGGAGTGTTCCAGATGTCTGTGTTTCCAGTGCTTGAAAAAGGCATGTTTCTAGGAGATAATGGTTCCTTATTTGCTTTCTCAAGTACTTTTGGCTCAGCCAAATTTGGGTTTATCAATTTATCAATAACTGATCCTTCATCAAAATCTTTgtcctcattttctctttcatcttccaCATATGTAGGTGATATATATGAATCAGATGTTGAATAATTGGTGTCTGGTGGAGAAATAACTAAATCTTCACCTATGTTGGATGAATGAAGATCTGAGTGTTTATACAAGAAGGTGTCCTCCCATGGCACTACTACTTCTGTTACTTCTTTCCGGATGTTGTTTTTATCATAGATATTCCAGGTCTCtatattttcaaattgttttggTCTATGTTTAGGGTCACCAAATAcagttttttcctctgtttgcagcttgaaattattttgcatattgttgaaaacagaatttatatTCTCAGATTTTCCATATTCTTCTACTGAATAATATCTGTCTTTATCCCACACTTCTGGAGATATCTGGATAGGTGGATTTTCAGTCTCATTGTCTGCTGTGATTTCTGAAGAATCTGATAAACTAGTTTTTGATATGGCCCATTCCTCAGGAatattcactgattttttttctctatccaGTCTGGGCATGTTCCACACATTTTCTGAGGATCTAGCAATGTCTCCTGCTTCAAACTTAGTCCAGACTTCGTAAGAATTTCCAGCTAGCTGACTACCCTTGCCTTCACCACTACACCATGCATCTGATATCATAGATGTCGGCTGACTGACATTCCATGGGTCAGTAAAGCTCTCCAGTTCTTGCTTTGTCTCCTCTAAAGAAGCAGTTTGCAAATGTGAATGctcactgtttttctcttgaTTCTCATGGTTCCAATTATCTTGTTTAAATTGATTATCCCATAGACCTGCTCTCATGTATTCCATTTGCTTTGGCTGTTTTTGTAGGAATACAGAATCTGAGGCTCTTCTATCAATATGTTCTCGTAGCAAGGGACTTTCTTTACAATCTTTCCATAAGACGGGGCTCTGAAATACAGATTCCTGCTCACTTGAACTCCATGTATCAGCATTTCTGGACTCTATGTCGAAGCCATCCCACCAGCTCCCATATCTAACACGAGACTGAGAATAATTTGTGCCAtctatttcattaatttttttaatgacatccTGTGGGAAAAATAAAGGCTGCCCATTATCTAATGGTGAAGTTTCTACAAGACTGTTCATAGGAGTTGGTGGAACTCTTGAATCAGACGATTTCAAAATTTCTGGTGAAGAATCACCTTCCACTAAATCAATCAAATTTGAAGTTTTCTCACACAGTTCTCCTGGATTCTCATCAAATTCAGTTAAATTGTCTTCCTCATTCGGTGTTACAAATAAATCATTTGAATAATTTGCTGTATCATTTTCTAGTAGGTTTGCCTCATCAAGTTCTTTCTGCACAGTGAGTTGATGTCCTTCTGATGAATCACTATTAAGGAAATAGTCATCTGCTGGGGAACAATCAACAGAATGAGATGATGACTCGGATGGAGCTGTAACCACGGGTGCCAGATCGAAATTGAAAAGATCAAAGTTATCACTATTGTCTCTAGACTGAGGTTTTTGTTCTTCAGCTACTGCTCCTTCAGGAATAGGGCTATAGGAATCAAAGCCAGGCAGAAGACTGTGATGGGAAGCAGCACCTTCTGCAACAGGGCTATCATCACTAAGGAAAACAGAACTCTCCTTGGAAGACCGGCTGCTTCTAATGGTAGCCAATCCACTGTCTGGGCTCACAAGGTCTACATTAACATCAACGTGGGCTTGCATAGATCCATTTAGATCTTGTGGATTTTCTATAAAATTGGCAGAAATGGGCTGTGGTTCTACATCAGAACCATATAACTCCATAATACCAGAAGATCCTTGTGAAAGTGGAGCACTTCCAGCAACAGCTTCAGTAGAAGAAGTTCTACTGTTTGATACCATTTCCGGTTGTCTTCTATTCATAACTTCCTTaactagaagaaaaatttgATCACAGGTCACCAAAGAATTTTCTTGATGATAAATGAGAATTTGGTCACATCCACATTCTAAAGGATCCAGCTCCAAACAAGGATTCTGACATTCTTCTAATTCACAGCAGATCTGTTGAAAAATAGGATGTTTCAAAAGCCATTGCAATCATGGGCATAAGGGCACATATTGACTACTTCACTGTGTAACACAGACATACCTGTCTATTCCTATTAATCTATTTCTTGGCCCTTTCACTGTAACAGCTTTATTATGATTCCTAAATAGATGAAGTATTAAAATAGAAGATCAATACAAAATGTGCATTATATAAATGGTCAGAATATTTGCCTGAAATTATACCATTTGACTGTCAAGTTCACTTTTCtctagtaaaattaaaaaaaaaaaaaaattttggttGTTGCCTTAAGAAATCTGACTAAAATATGTAACGGTACATGAGAAAAGTATTTCTAGAATGGGATAACTggactaataaaataaatatatttatattgacCTTGAAAGGAACAGTCATTTAGGCACCTGTTCCTAAAATCAGAAGCTTATAAGACTGAGAAAAACGTTCAAAAAGTTGCCACTGAgatgattttttccatttgggaacaaatataatcaaaaaaATTGACAGCACCTGGCTTTGGATAAATGAACATCCTAGGAATAATTTGGCTTCATTTCAGAGCTTAAATTCTTTAGCAATAACATGAGTTCTGGTCATTACCATTTACAATGTGTTTGCTTGTCCCTCACTGCCAAAAACTCATTCATGTAGATCACAACACAAGACCAAGCCAAAActagttaaataaataaataaaatttaaaaaaatcattctgtttTAGCTAAATTGAAAAATCTTGtctctttctgtatttcttgtaATCTTACACTCTTCCTAGTAGGCTAGTCTGAAACAATCATAAATATCACAATCTTTCATTTTGTATCATATAAATAATGCAGCTTTTTCAAATAGCTACTCGGTTGCTAGACAACTATTGCTACTTTTTGACACCACTTAATTATTCAACACTTTGATAtatactactttaaaaaaaaaacaacacattttttctggaaagacattttttggttgtttttccagGAACTTACTTGATTGCCTAGCTCTACGTTTTCCGAGTATACCGCTATTTGTCGTTTTGTTTGCTTCTCATCTGACAAACAGTTGGCCAAAATGACAAGTACATCAAACCCATATTTATCTATGAATGCTTTCAGATCAGCAACAAGGCTCCTGTGTAACACGCAGTCCTGAAATATGGTaagaaattgaaagaaatgtcagtgtcttttccttgctctttccATCCAAGCCTATGGCGAAAATAGCCAGAAACATTAACAAGCATCAGTGTCTGTAACTGGCAAGAGAATTCCATTCCATTTGTCAAAACAGCTATGTACttacaaaaaaatcaagaactgGTCTCACAGCACAGTAATGGACTTTTATTTCTGGACAACACTAAAATACTAAATGCAGGTTTTGCCTTCTTGAAACTGCTGCTGAAACAGAATTGTTACTTGTtcctgctatttgcttttgCAATGTTGCTTAACAGTATTGGGCTACTGCTATTTCTTGAATAAAACCccttttttgttagaaaaataaaaatattttatgaaatttgcCATGTCaatctttcatttaaaacaatagATGCTAAAATAATAGTATTGAGGTGCAAAATCAGGCACTCAAAAGGAAATTGTATGTGCTACCTTAATTTTGTAGCCCTTTATATGTGTCTATTACGATGTTACATGATTGTATACAATTTTACCATGGATTATTCCCTTAGATTTGTTTATTCTTCCTCTTTGAATTCTGTGCAAGTCTTCAAAACAATAAGCCCCCCAAATAAGGACAGAGTAAGGCAAACTagttttaaaattgctttgtgtcaaaaaaaaaatggttattttcACGCATCCCACACACAAAATAGACAGTAGGTAAACACTGCATTTGTCATTCCTGTTCTCATTTATACTTGGACTAGCTCAATGTTCAATTATCTAGATTTTGCAACGTAAGACATACATCACTTTTTCTCACCTGGGGACATAATGCACAAAGTATAAATGTCTCTCTTCAGTCCCCAGTTCTGATAACTGCCAGTGAACAAAGTcttagaaattttattttctcctttatgtTTCTGCTATTTGTATTTGAGATAatattttgtcatcttttaGCTAATAGTTCTTCTGATGCTGACAAGCTACACTGGCCCTGAATAAACAGCAGTTCATCATGAACACAACACAACTGTATATGCAGATTGGCATGTTATTCCCTTGCATCTGTCTCCTACCTGATAAATTACTGTTTTGGTTACATATATACAAATACGATTTATTAATCTACTCAAATTTGTCCACAAAATGTGTCTCCCTCCCTGTAAGTTAAacttaaaacaacaacaacaaaaaatctgtttgtcaAATGCTTTGGAAGTAGATTCTTTTCTGAGATTAGAGATAAAGTTCCACTTCAATGTTCACGTAGCACCTAAAAATGAGTTTTATGTGAAATTCACAGATTAATGCACAAACAAAAGTCATCTGTCACTTTACTGGTGGACATTCACATATGAAATCTGAATATGTGAAGAATTATGGTGAATAAGGCTTGAATgtccaaaccagtaacattttTCTGAAGACTCAGGTATTTGGTATATTAGAAAAAGTGCCAAAATGTACTTAAGCATGGAAAAGTTACTTCAATTATGTCACTCTAATTGCAGTTGGACTAATTAAAATCTATTGGAACGAAAAATTTGAACTAAAGCAGATTCAAAACCATCTGAAAATCCCTGATAGCTCCTTATCTCAGTTACCCACTGACAGGCAATTCAAGAAGATTGGGAGGTCACAGGGAAGGACATGAACCAATCAGGGATCCAGTCTGCAAGGTGGTTTATGGCTGTACATAAGGTAAAAAAATGATCCTTCTAAAAATATCCTGCCTTCAAGCCTCACAATGCTTTATCTTCTATATTGGTTGTATCAGCTGAAAATGCAAGGAATTagaaattttctgttaaaatcatGTGAACTGGAAGCCTCATGAAAGTGGCATTGAGTAAGATAATATCTGCTGTCGGCCCACGTTTGGCACTCACAAAGTAGTAGATTAGGGAGTGCCAAAAatcctgctttctgcagtgttttgagGGAGGAACCTTTTAACCTGCCTACATGGCCAGGGAAAACTCCCCTGTCACTATCACGGCCAACTGGAAAGTCAATGCGTGCACACAGCGCAATCAGAGGTCTAGTTCTAGAGTTTAAGGCCAAGGACCACTATGGCATCATAAAGCAAGACTATGAATAGAAGAGAATAAGACAGAAAGTACACATGCTAGCAGCTATTTGTGGGTGGGAATGGTTACCACAGCAAGGGTATGGCACCAAATGCCATACAATGGAAGGTCAGTTCTACCATCAGAGCAGGAACTAAAGACGTAAACAGCCATGGTAAAGCCCCTGAAGGTCCTAAAATCTGAATTTGCCTTGTGCCCTGTTTTTTGCTAACTTACGTCATACAACCAAGAGCAACACTGAGGAATTGATACAGCAGCAGGTGATCCAGTAGCCTGCTGCTGTAGGTGGGGAAGTTGCCAAGTAGGTATCCCTTGTGGAGCAACTGGACTGGAGAGCTTGGCACTGGGCCAGATTAATATAACAATAATGGATCTGTACTACCTACATAATTATCTAATCCAGCTACTTGAGGTTCTCTCAATTTCTTCCATGCTCTCAAACTTAGTACTAGTCAgtgtgtatttttccttcttgaggCTCTCAGCATGTTCGTGACTGAGAGAAGCACAAAGCTTCTGAGCAGGCTACACATCCCTCTCCACTGGGTACAAGTTGCAGAAGGACATCAGTTACGTTCTACATGTTTCTTTCTCCGTGCCTTAGATCCAGCTTGGCCTTTGGGCTGTGCTACATGTATTTCTTGGACACAGAATAAACTTGGCCAGCTAACTGTGCCAAAGAAGACTGCAGACAGCATCCACTTGGTACGAGCAATAATGTCACTTGTGCATCCTTGCCTTTATCTAAAAGTGCAACAACAAGTTCTCGTATGAACATCCCTTCTTTCTGATGGTAGAAATGACGAATGAAGTTGTTCCCCTATAAGAAAATCCTATAATAGCTAAAATGACCAAAAGGTGGAAATTTCTTCTATGAACAGGGTGTCTCCAGCATGCTGTGCACGGATTGGAGGCAACACCTCTCCGGTTTCCCACCACCTAGAGGGATATAGGATTATCTATCGTGTTTTCTCCCTATAACGTTAGCTGTGATAcacagcatttgaaaaagtACGTCACAGGGTTTGCCTGCCTGTTAGTGGGCTCATAATGGACCAGCGCCACCTGGTGCAGGGGAGCAGCATGGGAACGGGTTTCGGTGTGCCAGCACCATACATCACgttgaaagaaaacatctttaaagaaaacatgcaaattatttcaggaTTTAAAAGTGCAAGAGGGGGAGAGATATTTTACAGTGACATCCCATCAACGATAATGCTGAGGGAGTCATTAAGGCACATCAGAACAAAGTCCAAGTCAAGCAAAATTATGCTGATCACATCCCGTTTATTACTTTACCCCATAGCCTTTGTGACAAAAAAGTCATTATTCAGGAAAGGTATAAAACCCAAGATGCGATTCATTCTGTGGCATGAGGAATAAGATACAAACTTTTCACATTATTATGACTAAGCAACAATTAATATTCAAATAATACCTGACAACATAAGTTACTCAATTTTCCcacagtcattttaaaaatcaacaaaaagcGTTTCTCCTAAGTTGTTACATCACTAAGTGCATCCAGATATGAAACACAAGGCAAACAGACCTTGTTGAAAGAATAAGTCAAATGCTAAGTTCACTGGAAAATGCTGTTGACTTAAGCTGTTGAATAAAAACAAGATCACATCACATGTCTTACAGCATCATGACTCTACCCCATCAATTTTTTGGTTGGATGGAATATtaatcaaaatataaaattaattaatatttttaaacaggtaAGGgtcatttattaatgttaataaatattattaagTAATAATTTTTTACAAAACTTACGTTTCATTCCATCCCTCCCCCAAATATCCATAAAgttcagtcttttaaaataataccaaCACAATTCAGATACTTCCTTTACAAGCATTCAAAcattgaaataaagacagacaGTTGCAAACAAGAAACTCTTATAAATTACCCAAGACTATGTATTGGAAGACATGGTAGGCATATGGACTCTTCAACAAATTTGCTAACCTAAGTAAACATCCAGAATGTTGCATGTATTGTAAATGctaacagaaattaaaacatttccttcagaaatgaaaaaaatgctaatcATTTCAACAGTTAAGCTGCTACATCCCAAAGTAATTACAAGCACTGTAAAATATGCTGTTGATGACTTAGTATAGTAGGAAATACACTGAGATATAGCCAGACCATGACAAAGGTCAGTCAGCCATTCTTACACTACTTTTCCTTACTTTATTAGTATGTGCCGGCTTAAATATTGATTAATATTTGCATAGTGTACAGCAGGTAAACAGCATATGTAAACATTATTAGTTGTCATAATGTCCTCTAAataacctattaaaaaaaaaaaggtctgtaaGTATACTTGAAATGTAGAATACTTGAAATAAATAGAATCTAGTAGTAAATATGTTTTGCAAAGGCATTTGCATAGTTAACAGCAATTTGGATACTGGAGAAATATAGTGTCTTAGCATTTGTAATAAAATCGTGCATTTGTTTTGTCCAGTGCATATAGTTTATACAGTGCTACAACATAACGATATGCTGAACATTCtgaaatgacaaatatttttttatcatctgaGTAAAGAGAATAATAAAGTTTAAGAAATCCACAGccttttgaagtatttttaacatGACCTGCTCAGTTATTACGTAGTTCTGTTGAGAAATACCATTTTACTTAGGCTGTATATTTTTGTGAAGCTTCTTTCTCTGAAACTTGATTTCCTTATAggaatctatttttaaattgaatagTTAACATAACCACAAACATGGATGATCCTTTCaaagaagcaaaaccaccaaaaaataTCCAAAGAGAATTTGTGACTTCATCTCTAGCAACACTTTCTAATTCAGAAGCCAACAGTCAATTACCCAAGTGATCACTGTAAATGTACATTACACACACTTCTGATTCTTCTAAGCTAACTGTGTCAATATTAACCTGACCAAATTAAGAACAAACTGTCTCTTTTGTTCTTCACACTCCTCACATGGAGAGCACAATATGGCTTTTGTCAGAGGTGCTCCATCATTTTGGCTCAAGGAAACTGTCAGTACAGTTTGGGATTCGTTATTCATGGGCAGATACCCTGATGGGTCTAATGAAGCCTTTCTGCTGACAACTCATTTGCTAAAAATACCCAACCATCACAAAATATAAATGAGGAATATCACTGTATCCCATTACAATTTTCACAACCAAAGCAATTATCACAATACAGAAGTCGATACATACTGCTTCACACGGTAGTCTCTTAATATTTCATGGTCAGTACTTCTTCATTCCAGTTTATTTCTATGTGATCACTGACAAAACTTTATGACATACTTAAATTGCAATATAATAGGGTA
Encoded proteins:
- the PRUNE2 gene encoding protein prune homolog 2 isoform X3, whose protein sequence is MEEFLQRAQSKLNRSKRLEKVHVVLANKSCDLDSLISSLAYAYFLDKVSPPDVLCLPVLNVPRRDFSYFTETRFILEELNIPESFHIFRDEINLHQLNAEGKLSLTLVNSNMLTSEDKSLESAVVKVINPDEQCDGSLELQTSSSSLVVKEILQEAPELITQQLAYLLRGSILFKCMSLEADRITEQQEKVLSILEEKFPGLPPREEIISVLQETQCNQQGVSIEEIMLKDLKEISDGEIKVAISTVYLTLEDCVLHRSLVADLKAFIDKYGFDVLVILANCLSDEKQTKRQIAVYSENVELGNQICCELEECQNPCLELDPLECGCDQILIYHQENSLVTCDQIFLLVKEVMNRRQPEMVSNSRTSSTEAVAGSAPLSQGSSGIMELYGSDVEPQPISANFIENPQDLNGSMQAHVDVNVDLVSPDSGLATIRSSRSSKESSVFLSDDSPVAEGAASHHSLLPGFDSYSPIPEGAVAEEQKPQSRDNSDNFDLFNFDLAPVVTAPSESSSHSVDCSPADDYFLNSDSSEGHQLTVQKELDEANLLENDTANYSNDLFVTPNEEDNLTEFDENPGELCEKTSNLIDLVEGDSSPEILKSSDSRVPPTPMNSLVETSPLDNGQPLFFPQDVIKKINEIDGTNYSQSRVRYGSWWDGFDIESRNADTWSSSEQESVFQSPVLWKDCKESPLLREHIDRRASDSVFLQKQPKQMEYMRAGLWDNQFKQDNWNHENQEKNSEHSHLQTASLEETKQELESFTDPWNVSQPTSMISDAWCSGEGKGSQLAGNSYEVWTKFEAGDIARSSENVWNMPRLDREKKSVNIPEEWAISKTSLSDSSEITADNETENPPIQISPEVWDKDRYYSVEEYGKSENINSVFNNMQNNFKLQTEEKTVFGDPKHRPKQFENIETWNIYDKNNIRKEVTEVVVPWEDTFLYKHSDLHSSNIGEDLVISPPDTNYSTSDSYISPTYVEDERENEDKDFDEGSVIDKLINPNLAEPKVLEKANKEPLSPRNMPFSSTGNTDIWNTPLNNVTQLQERNSEITALSASAKPFLNSEQRPNQCFSTEIHTSENNFSVSENRRKTPIYKQTVNDLSPPQNELNSRQTAAENVETVSSVPVEDTDTSTSTSDTGNGLDLKICDLGSEIISKKAAQNTADIDEKLDSQDSAQQLNSWSLQTEQACEEVWDNTTVISQDGKGEYKSTDEISGQQMLSDVCNKPVQEDSESSRNADSEENRSTTEVPSSPEKMRNSVSLEALVTENESFSNQSNPVSQEERKDLLQNNVESSSSPSEEGRNYESFDDSRPQNYNNSETSHLLSEKAEKETTVIEDATSPEMESMSESSDKGSDNPENNSSEMRRSSGIWNDSGKSGCDLATSIPLMIEPQEELGEAKEGLHEVVPNHPGICKSELVSFKNSSELNRTQEKSFTDEFKSPSYGYVSVPDITDMSVVENSFSHEIVSGRNENSENLDPANNLCREPYVTFNDSFPQTAWNSQPCEDCQSPGTSPEASEALEMANTTSSLSKDIQIKSYLEEDNVWSDSINDYAHSSGTSPDLSDASVNVWGDLPVVSHHKISRDMWDIKNNKNLEGAYKRNEFGNKCEEGFETKAEQNKVPKSLDFWNAHVDDDTVSSLSSPDINEDSENSETGSKVIPEDSMYEKEQHKGSEIEEDYAQSNATSPDASEDNLDAKSKVGEEVQVGIFSENPETIKAGKVLQEALTTMERSETSEYLSHCETLQKTAQVCIFSETTGSGEDSYLYLMNEDTTPTSAGGDKEEYPSKAVDTWSTSLEADLKTDPKSTVGTCAFPDDGSEWWNSQPGEEKQVEDQYSVSNHSATNQLTNSKNDPWGSPSQDGELKEAHFTNASNDGNQPPSLHCDEKENERLVHLMNIPESQINQDTIQFKQFDPFILDKEEKGLKEQENELTPQSPFSDEERGMPNMSVQELTVLDLPKDNEGNASLIPQEQQQDTCERSEVHNSLPGAFAVDDTSFEITKKSSPSPGWSILVPQTALIPDILQDNTQESNQLFSVEPDLWTNAEQIVTLKSDGENPDILSHCDQDNSSEASSSPDVCQEYEVKHASISSSQIGVEPEDKNSQSIQTWSNMSKESDLDSKCQLVMQKVETQSESSSPQDHDQGKTDASYQLISSNTQEPHEFAVLEEYGPENEFVTDPIQSAGITNEVLEVTSLDLKDTFNESFTPASHQGTPTNTAQIVTSQMCLVPIDFTLPDRAEQNLKEISALPEVGKYSDIDRTAITGNELDRSEECVDDSEMGVEHNISNRSVTNVPASTCGGMNILAVIGSEAAEGESKDKEIFFPKSFLPGDNEDHESDSNNQLVDDIAKESEDAIENDVPVFKEMPSDQSPVVHTPSSYLTFDAEPSGSRECAKDELLLQHPFCDSVSLEKPLPLPIPSEGAESILMTKDSIIKDQVSGTSTECLQENHTSVPSLSKSEVTLGASETSTGKSEGETTDLNSPPGGDKRSPDEAGTDSLLCTENELRNSSESPELKSTEGKEDVRMQVHRDPTSLEMDYVLVTEEENIPSTKDTLERKESNFAFQEANVAEQTESHEGFSPGSLDTFQSISITTEREDRSVCGTERDSVHVEEKRFSVVPQKLDDERRSQESSGQHEGWIILGQNEVRDISPEEISAESEMPKSGSGHSGEEPAVVATQESILDTQTEFQAETPFQKSFEHEGCSPSDSLTTEDKNLGITGTHGLQVFDGDEVWEANSQQTPGNNVATEQEMKEEVVLLNSERELSQNSGLVQEDVGMDIPFAEDVLSPSSTEMRPEPPNSLDLDGSHPRRIKLTAPNINLSLDHSEGSVLSDDNLDTPDEIDINVDDLDTPDEADSFEYTGQEERTAAKDASQEESESIPEYTAEEEREDNRLWRTVVIGEQEQRIDMKVIEPYKKVISHGGYYGDGLNAIIVFAACFLPDSSRTDYNYVMENLFLYVISTLELMVAEDYMIVYLNGATPRRKMPGLGWMKKCYQMIDRRLRKNLKSFIIVHPSWFIRTILAVTRPFISSKFSSKIQYVNTLAELREMIPMEYVDIPDSIVNIDMTLK